The Terriglobales bacterium genome includes the window ACTCCCGGCGATACTCCCACTTCGGCTCCGACCCCTGGCAGCGACCCTACCAAACCGCAGTGAACGTGCGCACCACGCAATCGTCTGCGCTGAGTTCGCGCCCACCCCTGTACTAGCCGGGCAGTCCTTTCGTAACCAAGGCCGCTCCTGCAATTACATAACTATTACAAAGGGCCCTTTCTCTTGCTGATAGATTCAGTCTTAGTCACAGCCGTCAAACTTCTTTCGGAGCACGCCCAACATGAGCATCTTTGAACGTGATAAGACGTTCAGCCAGCCCGTCAGTTGGATTACCACCTCCTTCATGGTTGCCTTCCACATCGGCGCCCTTGCTTCATTGTTTTTCTTCAGCTGGAAGGCGCTGGCGGTTGCCGCCTTCCTCTGGTGGGTTGCGGGAAGCCTCGGTATAGGCATGGGCTACCACCGCCTGCTAACCCATCGCGGCTACAGGACGCCCAAGTGGGTTGAGTATTTCCTCACTATATGCGGCACCCTGACCTTGGAAGGTGGCCCCATGTTCTGGGTAGCCACTCACCGGGTCCACCACCAGAACACCGATAAAGACGGCGATCCGCACTCTCCACGCGATGGTGGCATCTGGGCACATATGGGCTGGATCATGACCGGCCAATCCATGCATAACAAGTCAGACAAGCTCCTGCCCTACATTCCAGATCTACGCAAAGACAAATTTCATGTCTGGATTAGCGAGTGGCACTGGGTCCCAATTGTTGCACTGGGCGCCCTGCTGCTGGTTCTTGGCGGATGGCCATGCTTCATGTGGGGCATCTTCATGCGCACTGTACTCGGCCTCCACTTCACCTGGCTGGTCAATTCGGCTACTCACATGTGGGGCTCACAACGGTTTCTCACCGGCGATACCTCGAAGAACAGTTTTTGGGTTGCGGTCCTGACCTTTGGCGAAGGCTGGCACAACAATCACCATGCTCAGCCGGTAGCAGCGCGCCATGGACTTGCCTGGTACGAGGTGGATGTGAACTGGTACGGAATTTGGGCGCTGCGTAAGCTTGGCCTGGCTACCGAAGTAAAGCTCCACAAGTTGCCCAAATTCGGCGCCGCCGAAGCTTCGAAGAGTGTTGCTTCTGAGTTTCCCGGCAAAGAACTGGCGGCCGTTTCGGGCGATTAGTTAATCCAAGATTTGCATTTCTAACGCCGGCCCACTTCGGCCGGCGTTTTCTCTTTTCTGCGGCTCCACATCCACTACAATTTAGGCATTCATGCGCATTGCCAGTCGAGCCAAGACCACCGCATTCTTTATCACCCTGGGTGCCTTTCTGGTTGGGTTTGCGATTGCGCTCAACGTCAGCTGGATAAAGTTGACCACCGAGTTTCTTGGCAACCGGCCGGTGACCTGGCGCGAAGTCGTGCCCGCTGTGCTGGGCGTTATTTTCTTTTTATTTATTATTGCGGGCCTGGTCCTCAATACCACCTTCCTTATCCGCGAAATTCGCCGCAACGAACAGCAGGACAGTTTCCTGAATGCCGTCACCCACGAGTTGAAGACACCGATTACCTCCATTCGTCTATACCTGGAGACCTTGCAACGACGGCAAGTTGACGAAGATCAGCGCCACGACTTCTATCGCATCATGCTCGAGGATACCCAGCGTTTACTTGGTACGGTCGAGCAGGTTCTGCAAGCCGGAGAGGCCCGGCACGGCAAAGCCCGCAAGAACTGGCAGGAGCTTAATCTATCCGCCATTGTGAAGGATGCGGTTGAACTTGCCCAACTGCGCCACAACCTGCCCCCAGGGTCGCTATGCTTCGGGCCTGCATCCTCTGAGGGAGTTTTGGTGATGGGGAACCAGGAAGAGCTCCGCACAGCTATTGGCAATCTCTTCGACAATGCCATCAAATATTCGGGTGCTACAAAAGACATTCACGTTGAATTGCTTACACCAGATATTGATACCGTACTGCTACGCGTGAGTGATAAAGGCATCGGTATCCCCGGCGATGAACTGAAGCGCATCTTCAAACGCTTCTACCGTGTACAGAACGCCAGCGCGGGCCAGGTAAAGGGGACTGGCCTTGGTCTGTTCATCGTGCGCTCAATTGCCCGCCGTCACGGTGGTGATGCCTTCGCTGAGAGCGAGGGTGAAGGGCGCGGCAGCACCTTCACACTCCGTCTTCCGCGGGTCTATCACGTATGAACCGAATCTTGATCGTTGAAGACGAGGCGCACCTGGCGCAGGGGCTCCGCTTTAATCTGGAGGCGGAAGGTTACTCCGTCCAGGTCACAGACAATGGTGAAGAAGCACTCGACCGCCTATTGAAAAAAAACGAAGCTTACGAGGCGCTCGTGCTCGACGTCATGCTGCCTGGTAAAGATGGTTTCGTTGTAGCGCGTGAGCTGCGCGAGGCGCGCAACTACATTCCCTTGCTCATGCTCACCGCGCGTAGCCGGCCCGAGGACGTGTTAAAAGGCTTCGAGTCCGGAGCCGATGACTACCTCCCCAAACCCTTCAATCTCGACATTCTGATTGCGCGGCTTGGAAGTCTGTTGCGCCGGAAGGTCTGGCTGCGTGACTCGAAACCGCTGATGCCCCAGCCGTCTCAAGCAAGCGCAGGCCCGCCAGACGTTTTCAATTTCGACGGCAAGATCGTTGATTTCGGCAACTTGCAGCTACGCGCCGGAGACCAGGTTTTTCACCTGACTCTGATGGAAGTGGAGTTGCTTCGCTACCTTGTTCGAAACAGCGGACAAGCGGTTTCCCGTAAGGCAATTCTTGAGGACGTGTGGAATCTTAAAGAAGATACTGACACCCGCGCCATTGATAATTTCATAGTGCGGCTGCGGCGGTACATCGAGCGCGAGCCCTCGAATCCGCGCCATCTGCTTACGGTCCGCGGCCTGGGCTACAAATTCGTCCCGAATCCAAAACAATGACCTGGCACTTTACTGGACCTGAATTACCCATGAAACTTGCCGCCGCCGCAGTGTTTCTGCTGCTTATCTTTGCGGCGCCATCCCTACTTACGGGGCGGAAACTGCCACCCGCCGAGATCAAGACAGCTCCGCTCAATGCCGAACAGGTGGTGAGTAATCTGGTGCGGATGAATGCACTGCGGGCTGAGAGGCTCCAGGCCTACGAGGGGACCCGCACCTATCGGCTGCAATACCGCGGTTTTCCCGGAAACCGTGATGCCGAAATGCACGTGAGCGTGAAATACCTCCGCCCTCTTACCAAAGCGTTCACGGTGGTCTCTGCAACTGGGTCAAAAGTGGTCATAGATCGCGTGTTTAAGAAGTTGCTCGAAAGTGAGCAAGAGGCACTAGGGGAAGACAATCAGAAAGCTACCGCCCTTAACACCCAAAATTACGACTTCACCCTGTTGGGTTTCGAACCTGCGACCTCGACTGATCCTTCTCGCTATGTCATGCAGATCGAACCCAGGAAAAGGAACAAATTTCTTTACCGCGGGCGCATCTGGATCGACGGCCAGGATTTCGCCGTGGTAAAAATCCAGGCCGAGCCGGCCAAGTCCCCTTCCTTCTGGACCAAGCACAGCGAAATCGAGCACTCATACGAAAAAGTGGGTGATTTCTGGCTTCCCGCTCACAATTACTCTGTTAGCACGATTCGTCTTGGGGGCCGCGCCGTCCTCACAATTGATTACAACGAGTACCGGATAACTGATCGACTGCCCCTCGGCCGCCCCGAGCTAAGTGTGCAAGAACAGAAGTGATTGCACGCCGCCCTTAATATTTCAGACTGAAAGCCAGCAGTTTCCACGCAACACGAACCAAACAAAAACCGATGGGATAACTTAACCGAGGCAATCCAGGGCTTTGCAGGAGACACTGTCAACAGCGGGCGACGTGCTAGAGTCCTAACCGCGAGAGAAAGGATTGACGTGGCAGGCGCATTTGCACCACTGCAAGGACACAAATACCTCAGCCTGGCCAGCTTTCGCAAAAATGGGCAAGCGATTCATACACCATTGTGGTTCGCAGAAAATGCAGGCAAAGTTTACGTAATGACGCGCGATGATTCCTGGAAGTTCAAGCGCATCCGCAATAACCCACGTGTCCGTGTCGCCCCTTCAACCATGCGTGGGCGCATCGTGGGACCGGAAATTGAAGGGCGCGCGCGTATCCTTTCTGCCAACGAATTTCCTGCCGCGCACACTCTTCTACAGCGCAAGTACTGGTTGATGCGAATTCCGTTGGTTTGGAGTAAGCGCAACGTTTTCATCGAGATTGTTCCGATGTAGTGAAGTCCGCAATTTCAAAACTGCGCTTACATACGGTAAGATGCGAGAGTTACTTGTATTCGCAGGAGTTGAGGATCCGGAACCATGAGAAACATCTACGAAGTGCTGCGAGAGAAGGAGACCCAGTTACGGCAGGCACAGGCGGAGGTTGAGGCCTTGCGCATTGCCGCCCCACTGCTTGCAGACGCAGAAGAAGAAACGGACAACATAAACGGTAATCCCCGCCGTCCGAACAATCCCCGCTGACGCACGGTTACCCAGAGGCACTAGGGTTGCGGTGCTTTCGATCTGGCATCTTGCAATCCGGCCGGTGAGGCCATTCGTTCAAAACGGATGAGGGTAGGTCGAGGGCTGGCCTGTCGCGGAATGGACGATTGACTCAGCGCTGCGTCGTCGGCCAACAACGGAAGAATGGTGCGTAGAACTTCTACTTCGCGCCTGACCTGCTGCAGCTTCTGCTCTTTGTAGTAGAGAACCTGGTAGATATCTCGCATGTTTTCTCGCTAGAAACTTGGTTGCCGCTTCTTAGAACGATCGTGCCGGGTGGCTGGCAGGAGAGACCGTCCCCCTATCCAGCACAACACCTTTGCTGACTCGTCTGCTGCACCCGGCGCACACCAGGAACATTTCGTAGCCGCCGGTTGAAAGCCTATGGCTGGTGACCATTTGCTCCCGGTGACGGCAGACGCAAAACAGGCCGCGAATGATTCTTAGGGTTCGCAGGACCATAATTTGACCTCCGGGAAACCTCGCCAACCCAGCCTGATGCTAAGACGACAAGTCGTGCCCTTACTAGTCTCGTCGCGGGTTCCCCCGCCCAGCCGTGATGACTGGAGGGCCTCTGTGACCGACATCACCCCTCTTGGCGACGGTGATCACCGCAACTGCTTGAAAAATAAGCAACACTAATCAGGCCGTTGTGGTCCATCCTGGGGATAACCGCAACCGCATGTGGGAATGTATGCCAAGCAACGTTCAGCAGAATAACTTTGGTGTTTCATGTCCGGCGGGGTTGATCTTCTGCAATCTAACGCAGGAAGCCCAGGAGGCGTTCGAAGCCATTAAGACCTTCGAGCGCTACCAGCGAGGAGCTAGATTGTTCACCGAAGGCGAAGCGGCACGTCGGGTCTTCGTGCTTCGGGATGGTCGTGTCCGGATCTCCGTCTCCTCCGCAAAGGAGAGACGGCTCGTTCTCTGTACCTTGGGCCCGGGTGAACCCATTGGCCTGGATGCCACCTTGGCAGGAGTGAATTATGAGGTCGCGGCCGAGGTGATTGAGGACTGTGAGGGAGCGTTTATCAGGCGAAAGGATCTGCTGCAATTTCTTCGGAGTTATCCCGACGCCTGCCTGCAAATGTTGCGCTTGCTCAGCGAACATCTGCACCTTGCGTATGATCGAATGCAGGAGATTGCGCTGATTCGTGCTCGCAGATGCGGTCCGTTTTGACCGGAGTAAGAAGGCGTAAGACCAGAAAATCCCGGTTTTATCCAATCTACTGACCAATCAGCGGCGTCGCTGAGTCTCACGTAAGACGTTCGAGTAGCTCTTACCAGCAAAGGTCGCGGTCTGCACGAGTTGGCCGGTCACCGCTGTAGTGCTGCCCTCTCCGGGGACCCCAAAACTTTCGCTCAGTACCCACATCTGTCCGGTTCTATCGTCAATTTCGAAGATTCCCATTCCCATAGCCCCGAAAGCGCGGGTGACCTTTCCCGCAACGGTGATCTGTTTATTCATGTATTTACCAGGATCTTTGCGAATGTCGGCTATCTTCATCCGCGGTGGGCAGCCCGCCAGCAAGAGTACGGAAATTAGAGTACCAAGAACAGCAAGCGCAGCAAGTTTTCTATTCATTCTTTTCGACCCCTGCAGTCAAAATATTGGGCCGCCGATCGCGACGCACCCCAGACAGTACTGGGGCAGAGCGAGCCCGTAGTATCAATCAAGTACTCTGCTGTTTTCGAGTTAGATGCAGGATCCCGACCTAGTGTTCGTGGCCGCACCATTGCGAATAGACGGCTGTCAGCCTAGCAGGCCAATTGATCGCGGGAAATCTTGAAGCCGTTCAGATTGCCCAGCACGGTGACCGCGAGCAGGTCCTGACGGAAGAATTCCTGGGCAATGTTCTGCAAATCTTCCGCCGTCACGTTTTCGATCTTTTCGATGAGTTCGTCGAGGCCTGCGAAATGGTCGAAGTACATCTCTTGCCGCGCAAGGTTTGACATCCGTGCGGTGCTGGACTCAAGGCTGAGCATCAGGCTACCTTTGAGTTGGTCCTTGGCACGCCGCAACTCCTCTTCCGGCACCTGCGCTGCCTTCAAATTGCGTAGCTCGGCAACAATGGATCCCACCACCTTGGGAGCGGACTCACGCGAAGTGCCGGCATAAATCGAGAGACAACCGGTATCGCGGAACGGGTTCAGATCGCTATAAATCGCATACACCAGGCCCTGCCGTTCGCGTACGTTCTGGAACAGCCGCGAGCTCATTCCGCCACCCAGCAAGGTGTTCAAAATATATGAAGCGAAACGCCTTTCATGCGCGATGGGAAATGCCGGAGCGCCGACGCAAATCTGCACCTGCTCGAGCGCCTTTTTGTTGCGCATCGTAATCCGGGCATTAATCTTCGGAGGCGCCGTGTGATATCCGTTCTTGCTCGGCTTCAGGTGCTGGAAACGCTCTTTCACCAGCTCCACGAATTGGCGGTGATTTATATGCCCGGCGGCGCAGATAATCAAGTTGGCAGGATTGAAGCGCTGCCCATAGTAGTCGAACAATATCGGCTGCTCGAAGCGCTTCACCGTGTCCTTGGTGCCCAGAATGGGTTTGCCAAGCGGGTGATCTTTCCAAAAATTCTGAGTGAAGAGTTCGTGGACGAGGTAGTCGGGATTGTCTTCGTCCATCTTGATCTCTTCCAGAATGACGCCGCGCTCCCGCCCAATGTCCTTTACATCGAAAATAGGGTTCAGCACCAAATCGCTCAAAACGTCCATCGCGATCGGAAGGTGCTCATCCAATACCTTGATGTTGAAGCAGATACATTCCTTGGCAGTGAACGCGTCCATGTTGCCGCCGATTGAATCCACCTGGCGTGCAATGTCTTCTGCGGTTCGATTCTTCGTTCCTTTGAAGACCATGTGCTCGACGAAATGCGAGATACCATTCCATTGCGGATCTTCGTCGCGTGAGCCACTCTTCACCCATATCCCGATCGAGACCGAGCGGATGTGCTGCATCTCTTCGGTAATAATCGTCAGACCGTTGGGCAACACTTCGCGGCCGATGTTTCGCAATTCTTGAACCATGATTTTCTCAAAAGGCCCGCAAGAGAGGATCGTGCAGGGAACCGTGCTTCAATAATTGTTACATACCTTGGCCCGACTGCGCTAGCAACGATAAATGCCTTATTTACAAAAGGTTACAGTAAAATCCGCCAATTTGTGCCATCATGGCTCATTCCGCTCAAAAACGATCTCAAGCGTCTTTTTGCGGACCAGTACAATATCAATCTGCAACTCACAGGAGCGGGTTAGCGGTATGGGAAGGCTTCCACAGACCAGCCTTTTAGGCCTTGATCTTCAAGAACTTACAGCCCTTGTCGAAAGCGCCGGCGAACCCGCATTTCGGGCCCAGCAGCTCTTTGAGGCGGTTTATCGCCAGAACATTCAATCGCCCGAGCAAATCTCCACCTTGCCACTGGCATTTCGTCAAGCACTGGTCGAGGGATATGCCATTGGCCTCCCCACAATCCAAAAGCGGTTCCAGTCCAGTGATGGCACCGTGCGCTATCTGCTGGCCTTCGCAGATGGTGAAAGCGTGGAGACAGTGTGGATGCCCGAGGGCGATGACGGCGAGACCGGTGATGGCAGCACGGCGGGTGAGGATGAAGGGAAGAACTGGAAGCGGGCGACCATCTGCATCTCGAGCCAGGTTGGCTGCGCCGTAGATTGTCAGTTTTGTTTGACTGCGTTGTTAGGCGTCAAAAGGAACCTTTCCGCGGGCGAAATTGTGGGTCAAGTAGTGGCTGTCCTGAATGATCAACGTGCCTTTCCCGGACGGGAGAGGATCAATCTGGTATTTATGGGCATGGGGGAGCCACTGCTCAACTACGACAATTTCATCAAGGCAGTACGCCTGTTAGTGGAAGGTGTAGGCATTCCGGAATCCCGCATGACCGCGTCCACCGCCGGCATAGTCCCGCGGATTCACGATCTCGGCCGGGAGGTGGTGCGCCCCAAACTGGCGATTTCTTTGAACGCTTCCAACAACGAGCTGCGTACACGGCTCATGCCCCTCAATCGCAAATGGAACCTGGATATGCTAGTCGCTGCCGCCCGGGAATTCCCTTTGCGCTCGCGCGAGCGCCTTACCTTTGAGTATGTCCTGCTGAATGGAATCAACGATGCCCTGGAGAACGCGCGTGAGGTGGTGGAACTGGTCCGCGGCATCCGCGCCAAGGTGAACCTGATCGCGCTTAACCCGGGGCCGGGAATCTCTTTCACTACCCCTGAACCGCAGCGAGTGCTTGCGTTCCAGCAGGTGCTGGTTCGGGCGGGTGTGCCCACCTTCATTCGGCGCCCGCGAGGCCGCGACATTTACGCCGCCTGCGGCCAGTTGAAACGCACCGTCGCTTGATGGCGAACAATTTTTACTTGATGACTCCCAGATTGTGAATGCCACACGCGACAGAGATCGCGGCAGAGG containing:
- a CDS encoding pitrilysin family protein yields the protein MVQELRNIGREVLPNGLTIITEEMQHIRSVSIGIWVKSGSRDEDPQWNGISHFVEHMVFKGTKNRTAEDIARQVDSIGGNMDAFTAKECICFNIKVLDEHLPIAMDVLSDLVLNPIFDVKDIGRERGVILEEIKMDEDNPDYLVHELFTQNFWKDHPLGKPILGTKDTVKRFEQPILFDYYGQRFNPANLIICAAGHINHRQFVELVKERFQHLKPSKNGYHTAPPKINARITMRNKKALEQVQICVGAPAFPIAHERRFASYILNTLLGGGMSSRLFQNVRERQGLVYAIYSDLNPFRDTGCLSIYAGTSRESAPKVVGSIVAELRNLKAAQVPEEELRRAKDQLKGSLMLSLESSTARMSNLARQEMYFDHFAGLDELIEKIENVTAEDLQNIAQEFFRQDLLAVTVLGNLNGFKISRDQLAC
- the rlmN gene encoding 23S rRNA (adenine(2503)-C(2))-methyltransferase RlmN; translated protein: MGRLPQTSLLGLDLQELTALVESAGEPAFRAQQLFEAVYRQNIQSPEQISTLPLAFRQALVEGYAIGLPTIQKRFQSSDGTVRYLLAFADGESVETVWMPEGDDGETGDGSTAGEDEGKNWKRATICISSQVGCAVDCQFCLTALLGVKRNLSAGEIVGQVVAVLNDQRAFPGRERINLVFMGMGEPLLNYDNFIKAVRLLVEGVGIPESRMTASTAGIVPRIHDLGREVVRPKLAISLNASNNELRTRLMPLNRKWNLDMLVAAAREFPLRSRERLTFEYVLLNGINDALENAREVVELVRGIRAKVNLIALNPGPGISFTTPEPQRVLAFQQVLVRAGVPTFIRRPRGRDIYAACGQLKRTVA
- a CDS encoding PPOX class F420-dependent oxidoreductase produces the protein MAGAFAPLQGHKYLSLASFRKNGQAIHTPLWFAENAGKVYVMTRDDSWKFKRIRNNPRVRVAPSTMRGRIVGPEIEGRARILSANEFPAAHTLLQRKYWLMRIPLVWSKRNVFIEIVPM
- a CDS encoding Crp/Fnr family transcriptional regulator; amino-acid sequence: MPSNVQQNNFGVSCPAGLIFCNLTQEAQEAFEAIKTFERYQRGARLFTEGEAARRVFVLRDGRVRISVSSAKERRLVLCTLGPGEPIGLDATLAGVNYEVAAEVIEDCEGAFIRRKDLLQFLRSYPDACLQMLRLLSEHLHLAYDRMQEIALIRARRCGPF
- a CDS encoding response regulator transcription factor is translated as MNRILIVEDEAHLAQGLRFNLEAEGYSVQVTDNGEEALDRLLKKNEAYEALVLDVMLPGKDGFVVARELREARNYIPLLMLTARSRPEDVLKGFESGADDYLPKPFNLDILIARLGSLLRRKVWLRDSKPLMPQPSQASAGPPDVFNFDGKIVDFGNLQLRAGDQVFHLTLMEVELLRYLVRNSGQAVSRKAILEDVWNLKEDTDTRAIDNFIVRLRRYIEREPSNPRHLLTVRGLGYKFVPNPKQ
- a CDS encoding acyl-CoA desaturase; this translates as MSIFERDKTFSQPVSWITTSFMVAFHIGALASLFFFSWKALAVAAFLWWVAGSLGIGMGYHRLLTHRGYRTPKWVEYFLTICGTLTLEGGPMFWVATHRVHHQNTDKDGDPHSPRDGGIWAHMGWIMTGQSMHNKSDKLLPYIPDLRKDKFHVWISEWHWVPIVALGALLLVLGGWPCFMWGIFMRTVLGLHFTWLVNSATHMWGSQRFLTGDTSKNSFWVAVLTFGEGWHNNHHAQPVAARHGLAWYEVDVNWYGIWALRKLGLATEVKLHKLPKFGAAEASKSVASEFPGKELAAVSGD
- a CDS encoding HAMP domain-containing sensor histidine kinase, with translation MRIASRAKTTAFFITLGAFLVGFAIALNVSWIKLTTEFLGNRPVTWREVVPAVLGVIFFLFIIAGLVLNTTFLIREIRRNEQQDSFLNAVTHELKTPITSIRLYLETLQRRQVDEDQRHDFYRIMLEDTQRLLGTVEQVLQAGEARHGKARKNWQELNLSAIVKDAVELAQLRHNLPPGSLCFGPASSEGVLVMGNQEELRTAIGNLFDNAIKYSGATKDIHVELLTPDIDTVLLRVSDKGIGIPGDELKRIFKRFYRVQNASAGQVKGTGLGLFIVRSIARRHGGDAFAESEGEGRGSTFTLRLPRVYHV